A window from Bacillota bacterium encodes these proteins:
- a CDS encoding divergent PAP2 family protein, with protein MLHNTALIASLVSWGIAQGIKFIWPILLRREINFRRLVETGGMPSAHTAFVSALATTVAFKEGWDSPIFALAVVFSLVVMYDATGIRQAAGKQAAILNRIVDDLYHDVPLKPQYLRELLGHTPFEVFVGAILGFWVGWAFCGYPPL; from the coding sequence GTGCTACATAACACCGCGCTAATCGCATCCCTAGTTTCCTGGGGCATCGCCCAGGGCATCAAGTTCATCTGGCCGATCCTCCTACGGCGGGAGATCAATTTCCGCCGGCTGGTCGAGACCGGCGGCATGCCCAGCGCCCACACGGCCTTCGTCAGCGCGCTGGCCACCACCGTCGCGTTCAAAGAAGGCTGGGACAGCCCGATTTTCGCCCTGGCCGTGGTCTTTTCGCTGGTGGTCATGTACGATGCCACCGGCATCCGACAGGCCGCCGGCAAACAGGCGGCCATCCTCAATCGCATCGTCGACGATCTTTATCACGACGTGCCATTGAAACCGCAATACCTTCGCGAGCTTCTCGGGCATACACCGTTCGAGGTTTTCGTCGGCGCCATCCTCGGCTTTTGGGTCGGTTGGGCCTTCTGTGGTTATCCGCCGCTTTGA
- a CDS encoding polyprenyl synthetase family protein has protein sequence MTASGDVFEAILRPVAARIDEALSGFLPRADVPPGRLHEAMGYSALAPGKRLRPFVLLASAGAFGLAEDAAMPSACAMECVHAYSLIHDDLPAMDDDDYRRGRPSCHKAFDEATAILAGDALLTLAFELATRVQAERTGASAALASAGELARAAGSLGMVGGQALEFERPAPNASTLLAIHERKTGALFRAAAAMGGLLAGASEAAVARLRDFGRAFGQVYQIADDLQDANQDAGRGTGVLRLTDAAGAGAEAERFVAAAKKNLADLETIGAKIAPLALQLTWLEGRL, from the coding sequence GTGACTGCCTCCGGTGACGTTTTCGAGGCCATTCTCCGGCCCGTTGCGGCCCGCATCGACGAGGCCCTGAGCGGGTTTCTGCCGAGGGCGGACGTCCCGCCGGGTCGCCTCCACGAGGCCATGGGCTACAGTGCCCTCGCCCCGGGGAAGCGCCTGCGGCCCTTCGTCCTGTTGGCGTCGGCCGGAGCCTTCGGCCTCGCCGAGGACGCGGCCATGCCGTCGGCCTGCGCCATGGAGTGTGTCCATGCCTATTCGCTGATCCACGACGACCTGCCGGCCATGGATGATGACGACTATCGCCGCGGCCGCCCGAGCTGTCACAAGGCTTTCGACGAAGCCACCGCCATCCTGGCCGGCGACGCCCTCTTGACCCTGGCCTTCGAACTGGCCACAAGGGTTCAGGCCGAGCGCACCGGGGCCTCGGCCGCTCTGGCCTCCGCGGGCGAGCTGGCCCGGGCTGCCGGCAGCCTCGGCATGGTCGGCGGACAGGCCCTCGAATTCGAGCGGCCGGCGCCCAACGCGTCGACGCTCCTGGCCATCCACGAAAGGAAGACCGGCGCCCTCTTTCGGGCGGCGGCAGCGATGGGCGGTCTGCTGGCCGGCGCTTCCGAGGCGGCGGTGGCTCGGCTGAGGGACTTCGGCCGAGCCTTCGGGCAGGTCTACCAGATCGCCGATGACCTTCAGGATGCAAATCAGGATGCCGGGCGAGGGACCGGGGTCCTCCGGCTGACCGATGCGGCCGGGGCGGGAGCCGAAGCCGAACGCTTCGTGGCCGCGGCGAAAAAGAATCTGGCTGACCTGGAAACCATTGGGGCGAAGATCGCTCCGTTAGCTCTCCAGTTGACCTGGCTCGAGGGCAGATTGTGA
- the xseB gene encoding exodeoxyribonuclease VII small subunit, with protein MPFEKAIERLERIVSDLESGHPTLDDALDLFQEGVGLAKMCSGKLDEAEKRVEILLQSEAGELRTGPLKAEEPGVAPAGQA; from the coding sequence ATGCCTTTCGAGAAGGCCATTGAGCGCCTCGAGCGGATCGTCTCCGACCTCGAGAGCGGTCACCCGACCCTCGATGACGCCCTCGACCTCTTCCAGGAAGGAGTCGGCCTGGCCAAGATGTGCTCCGGGAAGCTCGACGAGGCCGAGAAGCGGGTCGAAATCCTCCTCCAGAGCGAGGCCGGCGAACTGAGGACCGGGCCCCTGAAGGCGGAAGAGCCCGGCGTCGCCCCGGCCGGCCAGGCTTAG
- the xseA gene encoding exodeoxyribonuclease VII large subunit: protein MSLPIPEAPVLTVRDLTSRIKSLIEGAPWLRSVLVRGEVSNFKLYPSGHAYFTLKDRAVEGDQPYSTRDETCQIKCVMFRRWVEKLPYHPQNGMQVIAGGAVGVYERDGSYQLYVELLQPDGLGGLHQAFEDLKKKLAAEGFFDVARKRPIPFLPMRVAVVTSPAAAALRDIIKVAGKRFPNAWLTVVPTQVQGGQAPPEIIRAIRLANLLPEVEVIILARGGGSLEELWAFNDEGVARAIYDSARPVVTGIGHETDMTIADFVADKRAATPSNAAEMVFPDQRELDSRLRILRSHLRSGLRAHLEAKRRVLERLSQRSVLRRPQDRLARAREDLTRQVRLMVQTARHVLDYKRADRDHVVARLDALSPLATLARGYSITRTWPDGRVVRDSRELAVAGLVEVILHRGEIVCRVEETRDGGEREAGPARPAKPGGSYDLWAYAEPVEGEEGPR from the coding sequence ATGAGTCTGCCCATTCCGGAAGCCCCGGTGCTGACGGTCAGGGACCTGACCTCCCGGATCAAGAGCCTCATCGAAGGGGCTCCGTGGTTGCGGAGCGTCTTGGTGCGGGGCGAAGTCTCCAACTTCAAACTGTATCCCTCGGGACACGCCTACTTCACCCTGAAGGACCGAGCCGTCGAAGGTGATCAGCCCTATTCGACCCGTGACGAGACCTGCCAGATCAAGTGCGTCATGTTCCGGCGGTGGGTGGAGAAGTTGCCCTATCATCCGCAGAACGGGATGCAGGTGATCGCCGGTGGGGCGGTCGGGGTCTACGAGCGGGACGGATCATACCAGCTCTATGTGGAGTTGCTGCAACCCGACGGGTTGGGCGGCCTGCACCAGGCCTTCGAAGACCTCAAGAAGAAGCTGGCCGCCGAGGGCTTCTTCGACGTGGCCCGCAAGCGCCCGATCCCGTTCTTGCCGATGCGGGTGGCCGTGGTCACCTCACCGGCCGCCGCCGCCCTGCGGGACATCATCAAGGTCGCCGGGAAACGCTTCCCCAACGCCTGGCTGACGGTGGTGCCGACGCAGGTCCAGGGCGGGCAGGCCCCGCCGGAGATCATCCGGGCCATTCGGCTGGCCAACCTGCTGCCGGAGGTCGAGGTGATTATCCTCGCCCGCGGCGGGGGCTCCCTCGAGGAGCTTTGGGCCTTCAACGATGAGGGCGTGGCCAGGGCCATCTACGACTCGGCCAGACCGGTGGTCACCGGGATCGGCCATGAGACCGATATGACCATCGCCGACTTTGTCGCCGACAAGCGGGCGGCCACCCCGTCCAACGCCGCGGAAATGGTCTTCCCCGATCAACGCGAGCTGGACTCCAGGCTTCGCATCCTGCGGTCGCACCTGAGGTCCGGGCTGCGCGCGCACCTCGAGGCCAAGCGGCGGGTCCTGGAACGGCTCAGCCAGCGTTCGGTCCTCCGCCGTCCGCAGGACCGCCTGGCCCGGGCCCGCGAAGACCTCACCCGGCAGGTTCGGCTGATGGTCCAGACCGCCCGCCATGTCCTCGATTACAAGCGGGCCGACCGCGACCACGTCGTCGCTCGGCTCGACGCCCTATCGCCCCTGGCCACCCTGGCCCGGGGCTACAGCATCACCCGGACCTGGCCCGATGGGCGGGTGGTCCGCGATTCGCGCGAGCTGGCCGTGGCCGGCCTGGTGGAGGTCATCCTCCACCGCGGGGAGATCGTCTGCCGGGTTGAGGAGACCAGGGACGGCGGGGAGCGAGAGGCCGGGCCCGCCCGGCCCGCGAAGCCGGGCGGATCTTACGACCTCTGGGCCTATGCCGAGCCCGTCGAAGGCGAGGAGGGACCCCGTTGA
- a CDS encoding aminotransferase class I/II-fold pyridoxal phosphate-dependent enzyme: protein MRLAPFALERWFDQYEFRVEHHISASCAAATNTAELLALAGPEARQTYLGLSLDYIETGGTAAYREAVASWYDRIGPDDVQATLGAAEAIFILMNTITGPGDRLIVENPNYQSLAEVARAAGAEVLDWPLRPENQWRPDLDELAGLLDKGGVKAVVINHPHNPTGAILTRDEQAGILAMAEAAGARLISDEVYRGLIYDPTDVLPPAADLSERAVSIGDLTKPFGLGGLRAGWIATRDHAVLEACAEMHDYMALCGAAPSEFLAAIALKHRETLLARKMSVARTNREAFRAVVARHPDKLSWVPPKGGVTAFPAYSARVDSRTFCRGLVERANTLLLPGAVYGVEGRFRIGFGGAPKAFSEGLKRLEEYAEDLD, encoded by the coding sequence ATGAGGCTGGCCCCGTTTGCTCTGGAACGATGGTTCGACCAGTACGAATTCCGGGTGGAGCACCACATCTCGGCCAGTTGCGCCGCCGCCACGAACACCGCTGAGCTCCTCGCTTTGGCCGGACCGGAAGCCCGCCAGACCTACCTGGGGCTGTCCCTGGACTACATCGAGACCGGGGGCACCGCGGCCTATCGCGAGGCCGTCGCTTCCTGGTACGATCGGATCGGGCCCGACGACGTTCAGGCCACCCTGGGTGCGGCCGAGGCCATCTTCATCCTGATGAACACGATCACTGGGCCGGGCGACCGGCTGATTGTCGAGAACCCGAACTACCAATCCCTGGCCGAGGTGGCCCGGGCCGCCGGGGCGGAGGTCCTCGACTGGCCGCTGCGGCCGGAGAACCAGTGGCGGCCCGACCTTGACGAACTGGCCGGCCTGCTCGACAAGGGCGGGGTCAAGGCGGTGGTGATCAACCACCCGCATAACCCGACCGGAGCCATCCTGACCCGCGATGAACAGGCGGGGATCCTGGCCATGGCCGAGGCGGCCGGGGCTCGTCTCATCTCCGACGAGGTCTACCGCGGCCTGATCTATGACCCAACAGACGTCCTGCCGCCGGCGGCCGACCTCTCAGAACGGGCCGTCAGCATCGGCGACCTGACCAAACCTTTCGGGCTGGGCGGCCTCCGCGCGGGCTGGATCGCCACCCGCGACCACGCCGTCCTTGAGGCCTGCGCCGAGATGCACGACTACATGGCCCTTTGTGGGGCGGCGCCCAGTGAGTTCCTGGCGGCCATCGCCCTCAAGCACCGGGAGACCTTGCTGGCCCGGAAGATGTCCGTCGCTCGGACTAACCGCGAGGCCTTTCGGGCGGTCGTCGCCCGCCACCCGGACAAGCTTTCGTGGGTCCCGCCGAAGGGCGGCGTGACGGCCTTCCCGGCCTATTCGGCCCGCGTCGACTCGCGGACCTTCTGCCGGGGGCTCGTCGAGCGGGCCAACACGCTGCTGCTACCGGGCGCGGTCTACGGCGTCGAGGGGCGCTTCCGGATCGGCTTCGGTGGCGCGCCGAAGGCTTTCAGCGAGGGTTTGAAGCGGCTGGAGGAGTATGCGGAGGACCTCGATTGA
- a CDS encoding VOC family protein — protein MITGIGHICIGVSDLDRAVEFYTTKLGFSAGRRVALPGGAVLVGLKPPGLDTEGTELELYFNPADPTGRLRHIGLVVGDVWKAAAQLREMGVDFHRDPPPQDAIGAPAIAFFRDPDGVEIEILEEGD, from the coding sequence ATGATCACCGGTATCGGACACATCTGCATCGGCGTATCGGACCTCGACCGGGCGGTCGAGTTCTACACTACGAAGCTCGGGTTTTCGGCCGGGCGTCGGGTAGCCCTGCCTGGCGGGGCCGTCCTGGTCGGCCTGAAGCCGCCCGGGTTGGACACCGAAGGGACCGAGCTTGAGCTCTACTTCAACCCGGCCGATCCGACCGGCCGGCTGAGACACATTGGATTGGTCGTCGGCGACGTCTGGAAAGCCGCCGCACAGCTCAGGGAGATGGGGGTCGACTTCCACCGCGACCCGCCGCCGCAGGACGCCATTGGCGCCCCGGCCATCGCCTTCTTCCGCGACCCGGACGGGGTCGAAATCGAGATCCTCGAGGAGGGCGACTGA
- a CDS encoding DUF6385 domain-containing protein gives MPNFKVFSETASQLLAQVSNLTAASLVTQVSNLTAASLLAQMSNLTPASLLVQVSNPTPASLLAQVSNLTATSLLTQVSNLTAASLLTAATLQDRATTDTLVNVADTGDTTFKDTVSRNVLELTDLTFTVINSGALNSAVGRLMLSADDLTYSTDPTVMSQTILPTSQFFFVPGRFTKYAKIQYASLITGLTTSLSIWFQAHV, from the coding sequence GTGCCAAACTTCAAAGTCTTCAGCGAGACGGCTTCTCAGCTCTTGGCCCAAGTCTCCAATCTGACGGCGGCCAGCCTTGTGACCCAGGTCTCCAACCTGACGGCGGCCAGCCTGTTGGCTCAGATGTCCAACCTGACTCCGGCCAGCCTGCTGGTTCAGGTGTCGAACCCCACACCCGCCAGCCTGCTCGCCCAGGTCTCCAACCTGACGGCGACGAGCCTCTTGACCCAGGTCTCCAACCTGACGGCGGCCAGCCTCCTGACGGCCGCTACGCTGCAGGACCGGGCGACGACGGACACGCTGGTCAATGTGGCCGACACCGGCGACACGACGTTCAAGGACACGGTCAGCCGGAACGTCCTCGAGTTAACCGACCTGACCTTCACGGTCATCAACTCGGGGGCCTTGAACAGCGCCGTCGGCCGCCTGATGCTGAGCGCCGACGACCTCACCTACTCGACCGACCCGACTGTCATGTCCCAGACGATCCTGCCGACGAGCCAGTTCTTCTTCGTCCCCGGCCGGTTCACGAAGTACGCCAAGATCCAATACGCGTCGCTGATCACCGGCCTGACCACCAGCCTCAGCATCTGGTTTCAGGCCCACGTCTGA